The DNA window GTCAGCGAATGTGATGAGGCGCTTTGTTCTGAGGCCGGGGCGACGATGGTGACTTCGCCAACCGCTGCGAGCGCGCCGGCGAGGGCAGCGATGCCTTCGGAGAAATAACCGTCGTCGTTGGTCACTAAAATTCTGGGCATAGGTGCTCTCAGGGGTAAAACTTCAGGTCAAACGAAGCGCGCATCATCGCTTATCGAATGCGGGCATGGCAACCGCCAGCTTGCTTGAAACAGTATCGCGCGCGTGAGCAAGCGGCAGCTTTGCTTGAAGCAGTACCGCGCGCGTGAGCAAGCGGCAGCTTCATTTTCGCGTAATAGGTATATGGGCCAAACGCCGCTTGCTCACGCGCGCGGTACGGCTTCAGCTTTCCCTACGGTTTCTACGGCGTTTCGCGGTTGCATCCGATATAATCGCCACCGCTTATGAACGACGCGCCTGTTTCCTCCAATTCAATGCCTCCCGCGCAATCATTGCAACGCAGCGTGCTGCAAATTCTGCTGCTCGTTTTGGCGGCGGTGCTGGTGCTCTGGCTGCTTTACGCCTTGCGCAAGATCATCCTGCTGCTGATCTTCACGGTGCTATTTTGTTACCTGATCGCGCCGCTGGTGAACGTGTTGGTCGGACCGCGCCGCTTTGGCCCGATTGTCTGGCGGGTGCCACGGGCGATGGCGATTTTTGCCGTTTACGTGCTGTTGTTTTATGGCGCAGTCCAGGCGATTGATTGGCTGGCGCCGCTGCTTTCCGACCAGCTTGGCGCGCTGGCCGAGAACGCGCCGGCCTATCTCAAACAACTCGACCAATACAGTCAATGGCTGGCGCGCTTGCCGGGGCGCTATCGCTTGCCGCTGCGCTGGCAGCAGGAATTCAACGACTGGCTGGCAGTTGCTACAACCAACGTGGTGGATTGGTTGCAATCCTTTGCGCTCAGCACTGTCAGCCTGACGCTCTATCTGGATTGGCTGGTGTTGATTCCGGTGCTGGGCTTTTTCTTTTTGAAAGATGGCCGGCACTTTCGCCAACACTTCCTGGCCGCGCTGCCCAAAGCTGATATGCGCGTGCGCGTAGCCGATTTCTTGCAAGACGTGAGCGAAACGCTGGCGGCCTACATTCGCGCGCAGTTGCTGGCCTGTTTGTTGATTGGCGTCATTGTCGGCACGGGCTTGCGATTGCTGGGTGCATCGTATCCGCTAGTGCTAGGTGTCGCCGCCGGACTGCTGGAATTTATCCCCATCGTAGGGCCAGTCATTATCGGAGCGATTTCTGTGCTGGTGGCGAGCTTTGCTTCGTTGAAAATCGCGGGCGCAGTGCTGGTCTTTTTGGTGATCTTGCGCTTGATTCACGATTACGTGGTGTATCCGCGCCTGATTGCGCGCGGCGTCGAATTGCATCCCGTGCTGGTCATTCTGGCGGTGATTTGCGGCGCGGAATTGGGCGGCTTGACCGGCGTGGTTTTGGGCGTGCCGGTGATGGCGCTGTTGTTGGTCTGTTTTCGGCATTGGCGTGAATTGCAGGTGGGGCGGATTGTTGCTGCGGATGAAGCGACGGCCACGGGCGAATATGAGTTGGTGAGCAGCTTGCGCGAACCGTGAGGCAGGCAGGCGCACGGTAGTTTTTGCTTGAGCCTGATGTGCGGCATGAATTAGATTGCCGGTCATAGACAGCAAGCGACCAGCGACACGAGCACCAGAACGCAGCAGCTTCAAAACCAAACGAAGGAGACTGGGAAATTCATGGCTGAAGTACAGGCGCACCCGGAGGAGCCGATTCATGGCTTGGTGAGTGATCGGTATTGTCTGTTTGAAGTGATTCTGCCGCGCATCCAAACAATGCGCGTGCTCTTGGTCAACAACCTCATCATCGAAGAGGCGCAGTATTCTGACACCGCCCGCCGTCAAAAAGATTTCAACGCCAAACGCTGGGCCGACCTCGAACGCAAGATTTCAGGCATGGCGCTCGCCAACATCGCAGGCAACGTGCAGCGGCTGGTGCAACGGCCCATTGTTCACACCGTGCATCTGGCGGATTTGAATGATACGACTGTGGCCGCGTTCGATCCCGACGCGATTGTGTTGAGCGGCACCTTGCGCGATTTCGATTTCTATCACCCCGAACTGCTGGCGGGCTTCCAGCAGTTCATCCGCCACACGCACGTGCCGGTGCTGGGCATTTGCGGCGGACATCAACTGGTCGGCCAGGCCTTTGGCGCGGAAATCACCACGATTGACGGCAAGCCGCCCGCCACGCGCCGCCAGGGGCGTTTGATTGAATATCAATATCGCTTCGTCAAGATTACCGACATCCACGACCCGATCTTTGCGGGCATCGAAGACCGGCCACATAAGTCGTCGGCGCACCTCTGGCAGAAATACACCGAACGCCGCCAACTGTTGCGCGTCTGGCAAAATCACGGCTTGGAAATTGACCGCCTGCCCACGGGCTTCAAACATCTGGCGCGCGGCTATCTGTCCGAATACCAAATGATCGTCAAACGCACGGCGGAGCAGTTGATTTACGCCGTGCAATTCCACCTGGAAAAGTCCTTTCAGGATTGGCAGGCCGACAATTACTGGGAGCATCGCAACGAAAGCCGCGACGGGCGGCTGCTCTTCGGCAACTTCCTGATCGAAGCCCTGAAGTATCGCGGCAAAGGCGAGCAACTGGTCAAAGGCAAACTGGAACCACTCCCTGTAGGCACGAAAGCCAAGACGGCTACGGCGGCAGGCGGCGGGAGCAGCGTACCCGCAACTGGGTTTTGACAAGTGCAGGGAACTGAACTGAGCCGCGCGCAGCGCGCCAATACAGTACGGGGAGCGTCAGCGACCTGAACCTGGGCGAGCGGATTGCTGACGGGTACAATGAACCCTGATGACCTGGGTTGCCGAGGCGCAGGTCACTCACGTTCCCCGTACCGTTTTGGCGCGCTGCGCGCATGATGAACTAACGATGAACACAAGCGAAATCCAGATCAAAGTGCTCCTCTTTGGCGCCTGCCGCGAAGCCGCCGGGCAGGAAGAATTGGCGTGCACCGTTCCGGCCCCGGCCACCGTCGCCGCTGCCTGGGCGCAGCTCAAACAGCTTCATCCGGTGCTGGCGGGCTTTGAACGCAGCGCGCTGTTTGCTGTGAACGAAGAGCATGCGCGGCAAGATCAGGGCTTGCAGGATGGGGATACGGTAGCGGTGTTTCCGCCAGTGTCGGGTGGGTGAAGAGCGGGAGCAGTTGAAGTTATGCGCTACGCGATGATTATTGAAAAAGGGGAGCGAAACTATTCGGCTTATCTGCCTGACTTGCCAGGTTGCATTGCCACTGGAAAAACGCTGGCCGAAGTGGCGCAGCAAATGCAGGATGCGATTGAATTACATCTACGTGGCTTGCGTGAAGATGGGTTGCCAAACCCAGAGCCAACAAGTTTGGTGGAGTATGTGGAAGCAGCCTAAAGGGCTGGCTGATTTTCCGCCACATGGTAGTAGAGGCTTTAACGGTGCTATCAAATCCTAGTTCAGATTAGAGGGTCTTCCATGGAAATGTCGGGATACATTGCGCTGCTGGTAGCAATTATTGTCAGTCGAATCATCAATGAGCGGGGCTACCGGAGGCTTTCTGCCGACGAGAAAGTGCGGTTGATGGATGGCTTCTCGGCGGCTCGTGCGTATTCTTTGATCCCGCTGGTGATTTTGATCCTTGCTTTCTATTTGATGATGACGCAAACAAGTTTTGACCCGAAGGTAGTCAGCGTTGGTTACTTCACGTTGCTGATTGGCTATGTCATCGTTCGTGCTGTACTGAACCAGCGAAGGATGAAGACATTGCAACTGCCATTGGTGTATCAGAAGTACTTCACTCTGTCGCAGGTTCTTTCAATGCTTGGTGTCGCGTGGTTCTTTTTCACTATGTTGTATGGGCGCCGCATGACTTAGTCCCAGGCCGAACAAGGTGCCAATGCTTATTTTATGAACGAAGACATTTTCGAAATTACCCGCGACCCCATAGACAAACGCGCCCTCAAACAACGCCTGCTCACCGGCGCGGCGGGCGCGGTCGTCGCCGTTGCCGTCACAGAAACATGCTTGTTACACTCGGCGCGTGGAATACACGATTGACTATTACAGCGAGCGCGTCCAGGAAGCGATCTTCGCCCTGCCGGATACGCTCGCGGCGCGCTATGTCGTGCTCACGCGCCGGATGGTTGCCGTCGGGCCAAAGCTTGGACAGCCGCACACGGAGGCTT is part of the Acidobacteriota bacterium genome and encodes:
- a CDS encoding type II toxin-antitoxin system HicB family antitoxin codes for the protein MRYAMIIEKGERNYSAYLPDLPGCIATGKTLAEVAQQMQDAIELHLRGLREDGLPNPEPTSLVEYVEAA
- a CDS encoding AI-2E family transporter; this encodes MNDAPVSSNSMPPAQSLQRSVLQILLLVLAAVLVLWLLYALRKIILLLIFTVLFCYLIAPLVNVLVGPRRFGPIVWRVPRAMAIFAVYVLLFYGAVQAIDWLAPLLSDQLGALAENAPAYLKQLDQYSQWLARLPGRYRLPLRWQQEFNDWLAVATTNVVDWLQSFALSTVSLTLYLDWLVLIPVLGFFFLKDGRHFRQHFLAALPKADMRVRVADFLQDVSETLAAYIRAQLLACLLIGVIVGTGLRLLGASYPLVLGVAAGLLEFIPIVGPVIIGAISVLVASFASLKIAGAVLVFLVILRLIHDYVVYPRLIARGVELHPVLVILAVICGAELGGLTGVVLGVPVMALLLVCFRHWRELQVGRIVAADEATATGEYELVSSLREP
- the moaD gene encoding molybdopterin converting factor subunit 1; protein product: MNTSEIQIKVLLFGACREAAGQEELACTVPAPATVAAAWAQLKQLHPVLAGFERSALFAVNEEHARQDQGLQDGDTVAVFPPVSGG
- a CDS encoding gamma-glutamyl-gamma-aminobutyrate hydrolase family protein (Members of this family of hydrolases with an active site Cys residue belong to MEROPS family C26.) — encoded protein: MAEVQAHPEEPIHGLVSDRYCLFEVILPRIQTMRVLLVNNLIIEEAQYSDTARRQKDFNAKRWADLERKISGMALANIAGNVQRLVQRPIVHTVHLADLNDTTVAAFDPDAIVLSGTLRDFDFYHPELLAGFQQFIRHTHVPVLGICGGHQLVGQAFGAEITTIDGKPPATRRQGRLIEYQYRFVKITDIHDPIFAGIEDRPHKSSAHLWQKYTERRQLLRVWQNHGLEIDRLPTGFKHLARGYLSEYQMIVKRTAEQLIYAVQFHLEKSFQDWQADNYWEHRNESRDGRLLFGNFLIEALKYRGKGEQLVKGKLEPLPVGTKAKTATAAGGGSSVPATGF